The Mycolicibacterium neworleansense sequence CCGGCGGCACGCTCGATGTCGGTCGGGTAGATGTTGCGCCCGGCCATGATGATCACGTCCTTGACGCGACCACACACGATGATGTTGCCCTCTTCGGTGATGTAGCCGAGATCGCCGGTGTCGTACCAGCCGTGCTCATCCTGGGCCGGCAGGAAGCCACCCATGGTGATGTAGCCGGGGGTCAGCGATTCGCCGCGCAGTTCGATGACGCCGACGCCGCGGGCCGGCATCACGTCGCCGTGCTCGTCGACGACACGGGCCTCGAGGTCCTTCAGCAGCGGGCCGAGTGAGGCCAGCCGCTTCGTGTTGCCCTTGGTTGCGGGCACGGCGCGGCGCAGCGCGGCCAGCAGATCGGCGTCGACCTCATCGACCACCAGGCCGGCGTTGCACGGCGAGAACGACACCGCCAGGCAGGTCTCGGCCATGCCGTAGGCCGGCAGGATCGCCGACTCGGGAAGACCGAAGGGCTTGCCCGCGTCCAGCAGGTCCTCGACATCGGCCGGCTCCACCGGCTCGGCGCCCGAGAGCGCGAACCGCAGGGTGGACAGGTCGTACTCGCCGGGCTTGGCCTGACGGCGCAAGCGCTTGGCGAACAGCGCGTAGGCGAAGTTGGGCGCCGCGGTCATGGTGCCCTTGTACTTGGTGATGAGCTTGGCCCACAGCAGCGTGTCGCGCAGGAAGTCCATCGGCGTGACCTTGACCAGCTCGGCGCCGAAGTACATCGGGATGGTCAGGAAGCCGACCATGCCCATGTCGTGGAAGCAGGGCAGCCAGCTCACCATGACGTCCTTGTCGACGTCGTACTCCGCGCCGATGAACATCGCCTCGGCGTTGGAGTGGATGTTGCGGTGCGTGATCTGC is a genomic window containing:
- a CDS encoding fatty acyl-AMP ligase, which produces MSRFTEKMFRNARESKRGMVTGEPHEPVRHTWGEVHERARRIAGGLAAAGIGHGDAVGVLAGFPVEIAPTAQGVWMRGASLTMLHQPTPRTDLAVWAEDTMNVIGMIEADAVIVSEPFLVAIPVLEEKGIKVVKIADLLAADPIDPVETGEDDLALMQLTSGSTGSPKAVQITHRNIHSNAEAMFIGAEYDVDKDVMVSWLPCFHDMGMVGFLTIPMYFGAELVKVTPMDFLRDTLLWAKLITKYKGTMTAAPNFAYALFAKRLRRQAKPGEYDLSTLRFALSGAEPVEPADVEDLLDAGKPFGLPESAILPAYGMAETCLAVSFSPCNAGLVVDEVDADLLAALRRAVPATKGNTKRLASLGPLLKDLEARVVDEHGDVMPARGVGVIELRGESLTPGYITMGGFLPAQDEHGWYDTGDLGYITEEGNIIVCGRVKDVIIMAGRNIYPTDIERAAGRVEGVRPGCAVAVRLDAGHSRETFAVAVESNAWQDPAEVRRIEHQVAHEVVSEVDMRPRNVVVLGPGSIPKTPSGKLRRANSVSLITG